One part of the Quercus lobata isolate SW786 chromosome 7, ValleyOak3.0 Primary Assembly, whole genome shotgun sequence genome encodes these proteins:
- the LOC115952257 gene encoding pentatricopeptide repeat-containing protein At4g20770-like — protein MESKTTTHLANLLQSCIDKKSHLAGKLIHAFILRIGLASDSFLSNRLIELYSKCGKIHSAHQVFDQIPHKGVYSWNAILGAHCKAGNLHDAYTLFVKMPERNTVSWNTLISAFARSGFEKKALDAYDSMISEAFLPTRFTLASVFSACGALEDSKSGRRCHGLVIKIGLDVNMYVANALLCMYAKCGLLRDAIRVFEDMPEHNEVTFTAMMGGLVQTDRVVEALEMFRLMCRKGIGIDSVSLSSILGVCARGVCGDFGQDDLNAVLSYNVHGQQVHGLTIKLGFERDLHLNNSLLDMYAKNGDMDSAEKVFANLSEVSVVSWNVMIAGYGQKYQSEKAVEYLQRMQCSGFDPDEVTYINLLAACIKSGDIETGRRMFDSMPCPSVSSWNAMLSGYAQSGNHKEAIKLFREMQFQSVHSDRTTLAIILSSCAATGLLESGKQVHAASQKAFFHTDIYVASGLVGMYAKCGKTEMATRIFSNMSELDIVCWNSMIAGFSFNSLDMEAFTLFKQMRQNGMCPTQFSYATVLSCCAKVSSSFQGRQVHAQIAKDGYMNDIFVGIALIDMYSKCGDVDGARCFFDMMPGKNTVTWNEMIHGYAQNGHGYEAVCLYNDMISSGEKPDGITFVAVLTACSHSGLVDVGIEIFDSMHQEHGVEPFLDHYTCIIDSLGRAGRFHEAEMLIDKMPYKDDPVIWEVLLSSCRVHANVNLAKRAADELFHLDPQNSAPYVLLANIYSSLGRWDDVKAVRELMSEKQVIKEPGYSWIDYRNEMQTYKVDKDLRMVNVKAQAVSDGSFCYNG, from the coding sequence ATGGAAAGCAAAACGACCACCCACTTAGCAAACCTCTTGCAGTCTTGCATTGACAAGAAATCCCACCTTGCCGGAAAACTCATCCACGCATTTATCCTTCGTATCGGCCTTGCTTCCGACTCCTTCCTCTCCAACCGCCTCATTGAGCTCTACTCCAAATGCGGGAAAATCCATTCTGCCCACCAAGTATTCGACCAAATTCCTCACAAAGGCGTGTATTCTTGGAATGCCATCCTAGGAGCTCATTGCAAAGCAGGAAATTTACATGATGCCTATACCTTGTTTGTTAAAATGCCTGAAAGAAACACCGTGTCTTGGAACACTTTGATTAGTGCATTCGCTCGAAGCGGGTTTGAAAAAAAGGCATTGGATGCGTATGATTCAATGATTTCAGAAGCATTTTTGCCGACCCGTTTCACGTTGGCGAGTGTATTTAGTGCATGTGGTGCATTGGAGGATTCTAAGAGTGGTAGGAGATGTCATGGTCTTGTTATTAAGATTGGCCTTGACGTGAATATGTACGTGGCTAATGCTTTGTTGTGCATGTATGCAAAGTGTGGGCTGCTTAGGGATGCAATTCGAGTTTTTGAGGACATGCCTGAGCATAATGAGGTCACATTTACTGCGATGATGGGTGGGTTAGTGCAGACGGATCGAGTTGTGGAAGCTTTGGAAATGTTTAGACTGATGTGTAGAAAAGGAATTGGTATCGATTCTGTCTCATTGTCGAGCATTTTAGGTGTTTGTGCTAGAGGGGTATGTGGAGACTTTGGTCAGGATGATCTCAATGCCGTGCTTTCGTATAATGTACATGGACAACAAGTTCATGGCCTCACGATTAAACTTGGATTCGAGCGAGATCTTCATTTAAATAATTCATTGCTTGATATGTACGCTAAGAATGGGGACATGGATAGTGCCGAGAAGGTTTTTGCTAATTTGTCGGAAGTCAGTGTTGTTTCTTGGAATGTTATGATAGCTGGGTATGGCCAGAAGTACCAAAGTGAGAAAGCTGTGGAGTACCTGCAAAGAATGCAGTGTAGCGGTTTTGATCCGGATGAAGTCACCTATATTAATTTGCTTGCAGCATGCATCAAGTCTGGGGACATTGAAACCGGGCGTCGAATGTTTGATAGCATGCCATGCCCAAGTGTGAGTTCATGGAATGCCATGCTCTCTGGCTATGCCCAGAGTGGGAATCACAAAGAGGCAATAAAACTGTTCAGGGAAATGCAGTTTCAAAGTGTGCATTCTGATCGGACTACATTGGCCATTATCCTCAGCTCATGTGCAGCAACAGGGCTTCTGGAGTCTGGAAAGCAGGTCCATGCTGCCTCACAAAAGGCGTTTTTTCATACTGACATATATGTTGCCAGTGGACTAGTTGGCATGTATGCTAAGTGTGGGAAGACAGAGATGGCAACTCGTATATTTTCTAACATGTCTGAATTAGATATTGTTTGTTGGAATTCAATGATAGCTGGTTTTTCGTTCAATTCTCTGGACATGGAAGCTTTCACGCTCTTCAAGCAGATGAGACAAAATGGAATGTGTCCCACCCAATTTTCTTATGCTACTGTTCTGAGTTGCTGTGCTAAAGTATCTTCTTCATTTCAAGGGAGGCAGGTTCACGCTCAAATAGCAAAAGATGGATATATGAATGATATCTTTGTGGGGATTGCTCTTATTGATATGTATTCAAAATGTGGTGATGTAGATGGGGCCCGATGTTTCTTTGATATGATGCCTGGCAAAAACACTGTCACTTGGAATGAAATGATACATGGGTATGCACAGAATGGACATGGATATGAGGCTGTTTGTCTCTACAATGACATGATCAGTTCAGGTGAGAAACCTGATGGTATAACATTTGTTGCCGTCTTAACTGCTTGTAGCCATTCTGGATTGGTGGATGTTGGCATAGAAATATTCGATTCAATGCATCAAGAACATGGAGTCGAGCCTTTCCTGGACCATTACACTTGCATTATTGATTCTCTGGGCCGAGCTGGTCGATTCCATGAAGCAGAAATGCTTATAGATAAGATGCCATATAAAGATGACCCAGTTATATGGGAGGTATTGCTTAGTTCTTGTCGTGTTCATGCTAATGTGAACTTAGCAAAAAGAGCAGCAGATGAACTTTTCCACCTGGACCCACAGAATTCTGCCCCTTATGTGCTTTTGGCCAATATCTATTCTTCTTTGGGAAGATGGGATGATGTGAAGGCTGTTAGAGAGCTGATGAGTGAGAAACAAGTTATTAAGGAACCAGGTTATAGTTGGATTGATTATAGGAATGAGATGCAAACCTATAAGGTGGACAAGGATCTTAGAATGGTTAATGTCAAAGCTCAAGCAGTAAGTGATGGAAGTTTTTGCTATAATGGATAG
- the LOC115952626 gene encoding pentatricopeptide repeat-containing protein At4g21300-like — protein MYVLCGSFVDAKTLFYKLELRSSAWPWNWMIRAFTMMGWFDFALLFYFKMLGCGISPDKYTFPCVIKACSGLNNVRLGKLVHQTIRLTGFEFDVFVGSSLIKLYAENGCISDARYLFDKMPHKDCVMWTSMLNGYVKNADSSSALQMFLGMRYSDIRPNSVTLACILSVCASEAMVVLGTQLHGLVIRCGLELDPPVANTLLAMYSKCQKLFDACELFDRMPKTDLVTWNGMISGFVQNGRMGEASHLFQEMISVGVKPDSITFASFLPSVTESACLKQGKEIHGYLVRHCVPLDVFLKSALLDIYLKCSKVEMACKIFSQSSTTDVVVCTTMISGLALNAMNSDALDIFRWLLKEKMRPNSVTLASVLQACAGLAALNLGKELHCNILKNGLDGRCRVGSAIADMYAKCGRLDLAHHTFERMSERDSVCWNSMITSCSQNGKSEEAIDLFRQMGKGGTKYDCVSISVALSACAALSSLHYGKEIHGFMIKGAFSSDSFAGSALIEMYAKCGNLDSARSVFDMMQGKNEVSWTNIISAYGNHGHLKDSLTLFHEMLENGIQPDHVTFLAIISACAHTGQVDNGAHYFRCMTEEYGIPAQMEHYACMVDLFGRAGQLNKAFETIKSMPFAPDAGVWGTLLGACRVHGNVELAEVASRHLFDLDPQNSGYYVLLSNIHADAGQWGSVLKIRSLMKERHVQKVPGYSWIDINNITHIFSAADGSHPQSSEIYSLLNNLLLELRKEGYVPQLYLPMHPQTMGL, from the coding sequence ATGTATGTTCTTTGTGGCAGTTTTGTGGATGCTAAGACCCTGTTCTATAAGCTTGAACTCAGGTCTTCTGCTTGGCCTTGGAATTGGATGATTAGAGCGTTTACAATGATGGGTTGGTTTGATTTTGCCTTGTTGTTTTACTTTAAGATGTTGGGTTGTGGTATTTCTCCTGATAAGTATACTTTTCCTTGTGTGATAAAGGCTTGTAGTGGTTTGAATAATGTAAGGTTGGGTAAGTTAGTTCACCAAACAATTCGGTTGACGGGTTTTGAGTTTGATGTGTTTGTGGGTAGTTCTTTGATCAAATTATATGCAGAGAATGGTTGTATCAGTGATGCGCGGTATTTGTTCGATAAAATGCCTCATAAAGATTGTGTAATGTGGACTTCTATGCTTAATGGTTATGTAAAAAATGCAGATAGTAGTAGTGCTCTGCAAATGTTTTTGGGAATGAGATATAGTGATATTAGGCCCAATTCAGTGACATTGGCTTGTATATTGTCTGTTTGTGCCTCAGAAGCAATGGTTGTTTTGGGGACCCAGCTTCATGGACTTGTCATTAGGTGTGGGTTGGAGTTGGATCCTCCTGTGGCTAACACATTGTTAGCTATGTATTCAAAATGCCAGAAACTGTTTGATGCATGTGAGCTATTTGATAGGATGCCAAAAACTGATTTGGTAACTTGGAATGGAATGATTTCTGGATTTGTACAAAATGGGCGTATGGGCGAGGCCTCACATTTGTTTCAGGAGATGATATCTGTTGGTGTCAAACCAGACTCGATCACCTTTGCAAGTTTCCTTCCATCAGTTACTGAATCCGCATGTCTCAAACAAGGTAAGGAAATTCATGGTTACCTAGTGAGACATTGTGTGCCTTTGGATGTATTCTTGAAGAGTGCACTTcttgatatatatttaaagtgCAGTAAAGTGGAGATGGCATGCaaaatttttagccaaagcaGCACAACTGATGTCGTAGTGTGCACAACTATGATTTCAGGGCTTGCACTTAACGCGATGAATAGTGATGCTTTAGACATTTTCAGGTGGTTACTGAAGGAGAAGATGAGACCGAATTCTGTAACACTGGCAAGTGTTCTGCAGGCTTGTGCTGGTTTGGCTGCCCTGAACTTGGGGAAGGAATTGCATTGTAACATACTCAAGAATGGGCTTGATGGGAGGTGTCGTGTTGGAAGTGCAATTGCAGACATGTATGCTAAATGTGGAAGGTTGGATCTTGCTCATCACACTTTTGAAAGGATGTCAGAAAGGGATAGTGTGTGTTGGAACTCAATGATCACAAGCTGTTCCCAGAATGGTAAATCAGAAGAGGCCATTGATCTTTTTCGTCAAATGGGGAAGGGAGGAACCAAGTATGATTGTGTGAGCATTTCAGTTGCACTATCTGCTTGTGCAGCCTTATCATCACTCCATTATGGGAAAGAGATCCATGGTTTCATGATTAAAGGTGCATTCAGCTCTGATAGTTTTGCTGGGAGTGCACTGATAGAAATGTACGCTAAATGTGGAAACTTGGATTCTGCTCGCTCTGTGTTTGACATGATGCAAGGGAAGAATGAAGTTTCTTGGACTAACATAATTTCTGCTTATGGGAACCACGGTCACCTCAAGGACTCTCTCACTCTATTCCATGAAATGTTGGAAAACGGAATTCAGCCTGATCATGTCACCTTTCTTGCAATAATTTCTGCTTGTGCTCATACAGGGCAAGTTGACAACGGAGCTCATTACTTCCGTTGCATGACTGAGGAATATGGAATTCCGGCACAGATGGAGCATTATGCATGCATGGTAGATTTGTTTGGACGTGCCGGTCAGTTGAATAAAGCATTTGAAACTATAAAGAGTATGCCATTTGCTCCAGATGCTGGTGTTTGGGGGACATTGCTTGGTGCCTGTCGAGTCCACGGCAATGTTGAACTTGCTGAAGTTGCTTCTAGACATCTTTTTGATTTGGACCCACAAAATTCTGGCTACTATGTGTTGCTTTCAAACATACATGCTGATGCTGGACAGTGGGGGAGTGTGCTTAAGATACGGAGTTTGATGAAAGAAAGGCATGTTCAGAAGGTACCTGGGTACAGCTGGATTGACATCAATAACATCACCCATATTTTTTCTGCTGCAGATGGAAGTCATCCACAATCTTCTGAGATCTATTCACTACTGAATAATCTTCTTCTAGAGCTAAGAAAAGAGGGCTATGTTCCTCAGCTTTACCTTCCAATGCACCCACAAACCATGGGATTGTAA